The following are encoded together in the Jaculus jaculus isolate mJacJac1 chromosome 3, mJacJac1.mat.Y.cur, whole genome shotgun sequence genome:
- the Ngrn gene encoding neugrin has product MALLSGLFLGGRLRAAVARCGFATQWVAGPGPVGREPDPDSDWEPEERELQEVESALKRRKKAIRFHKIRRQVEAPGAPPRTLTWEAMEQIRYLHKEFGESWSVSRLAEGFDVSTDVIQRVLKSKFVPTLEQKLKQDQKVLKKAGLAPVVQQLQGSGNALKPPRAGHSVSGPLLIPGDEASSKTKSPSAVLKVTESNPHSTNIGKRQEGRSKGIQSLQDSLAPISEALVHQREPQKYHTSDCKDTRRLPSDEKLEELKAGEPTEQNFSSKVVQRGREFFDSNGNFLYRI; this is encoded by the exons ATGGCGCTTCTCTCTGGCCTCTTCCTTGGCGGCCGTCTCCGCGCCGCCGTCGCTCGCTGTGGGTTCGCGACCCAGTGGGTTGCGGGTCCAGGCCCTGTGGGCCGTGAGCCGGACCCCGATTCCGACTGGGAGCCGGAGGAGCGGGAGCTGCAGGAGGTGGAGAG CGCCCTGAAACGACGGAAAAAAGCCATCCGATTCCACAAAATTCGGAGGCAAGTGGAGGCGCCAGGTGCCCCGCCCAGAACCTTGACGTGGGAAGCCATGGAACAGATCCG GTATTTACATAAAGAATTTGGGGAATCCTGGTCAGTTTCCAGATTGGCAGAAGGTTTTGATGTCAGCACTGATGTTATTCAAagggttttaaaaagtaaatttgtaCCCACTTTGGAGCAGAAACTGAAGCAGGATCAGAAGGTCCTTAAAAAAGCTGGTCTTGCCCCAGTGGTCCAGCAGCTCCAGGGCTCTGGAAATGCCTTAAAGCCACCCAGGGCAGGCCACTCTGTATCTGGCCCTTTGCTGATACCAGGGGACGAAGCCTCATCTAAAACTAAGAGTCCCAGCGCagttttgaaagtgacagagtcGAACCCTCACAGTACAAATAtagggaagagacaggaggggAGAAGTAAAGGAATCCAAAGCCTGCAGGACAGCTTGGCGCCCATCTCTGAAGCCTTGGTTCATCAGAGAGAACCGCAGAAGTACCACACCAGTGATTGTAAGGACACCAGAAGATTGCCAAGTGATGAGAAGCTGGAAGAGTTGAAGGCAGGAGAGCCAACTGAGCAGAACTTCAGCAGCAAAGTAGTACAGAGAGGACGAGAGTTCTTTGACAGCAATGGAAACTTCCTGTACAGAATTTGA